A genomic stretch from Mastacembelus armatus chromosome 12, fMasArm1.2, whole genome shotgun sequence includes:
- the brcc3 gene encoding lys-63-specific deubiquitinase produces the protein MAVSAVHLESDAFLVCMNHALSTEKEEVMGLCIGEVETTRIVHIHSVIILRRSDKRKDRVEISPEQLSAASTEAERLADMTGRPMRVVGWYHSHPHITVWPSHVDVRTQAMYQMLDQCFVGLIFSCFIEDKNTKTGRVLYTCFQSVQAQKGSEYERVEIPIHVVPREAIGKVCLESAVELPRILCQEEQDTYRKIHSLAHLDPVTKIHNGSVFTKNLCSQMSAVSGPLLQWLEDRLEQNKQSIVELQQEKERLLQELAAL, from the coding sequence ATGGCAGTGAGCGCCGTTCACCTGGAGTCCGACGCCTTCCTGGTGTGCATGAATCATGCGTTAAGTACTGAAAAAGAAGAGGTGATGGGTCTGTGTATCGGAGAGGTGGAAACCACCCGCATCGTTCACATCCACTCCGTCATCATTCTCCGCCGGTCGGACAAGAGGAAGGACCGTGTCGAGATCTCCCCGGAGCAGCTGTCAGCGGCCTCCACGGAGGCGGAGAGGCTGGCCGACATGACGGGCAGGCCGATGCGGGTGGTCGGCTGGTACCACTCCCATCCGCATATCACTGTGTGGCCCTCTCACGTCGACGTCCGGACCCAGGCCATGTACCAGATGCTGGACCAGTGCTTCGTGGGCCTCATCTTCTCCTGCTTCATCGAGGACAAGAACACCAAGACAGGCCGGGTGCTGTAcacctgtttccagtctgtACAGGCGCAGAAGGGCTCCGAATACGAGCGGGTGGAGATCCCCATCCACGTCGTGCCCCGTGAAGCCATCGGCAAGGTGTGCCTGGAGTCGGCCGTGGAGCTGCCACGGATCCTGTGCCAGGAAGAGCAGGACACCTACCGCAAGATCCACAGTCTGGCGCACCTGGACCCGGTCACCAAGATCCACAACGGCTCCGTATTCACCAAGAACCTGTGCAGCCAGATGTCTGCGGTGAGCGGCCCGCTGCTGCAGTGGCTGGAGGACAGACTGGAGCAGAACAAGCAGAGCATcgtggagctgcagcaggagaaagagaggcTGCTTCAGGAGCTGGCTGCTCTGTGA